The DNA window ACTTCTTCCTCCTTACCGATGACTTTCGTTACTTCTTCAATTGCCTTGTCGAGGTCTTTAATCATTTTCTGAAAAGCTTTAATTTCCTCGGCATAAACTGAGAGAACAGTATCAACCGAATTAGCAATTACCTTGTCTAAACGATAAGAAGCGCGAACTGCTTTTTGAATCGTTTTTGCCAAGGCTTCAGGGTTCGCGAAGCGACCCCGACCGTGTTCATTCAGGTAATCAGCTAAATCATTAATTGAAATGTTAAGTAAGTCATCAGTGGTCATATCTTCGGTTAACAGACTCATCATCGTCGAACCAAAGACGGAGGTATTAAGTTCATCAGAAATCACTAGTTTATTGAGCTTATAATATAAATTCTCAATAAAGTGTTGCTTGGCGCGAACTAAGCTTTGAACAAGCTCATACCGGGAACGCGTTAATCGTTGCAGGGCAATATAGTTTTCTTGGCGAACAATCCCTGTTGAATAACGTCCAACACGTAAGAAGTCCGCAATATAAAAAGCATCAATTTGGTCATTTTTATCTTCAGCGAAGACATCATGATACCGCTTAGTTTTCTTGGGATCGATGACTACTGATTGCGTATTAAGTTTTTTGAGGTCAGCGTCTTCTTGAAAAAACATTGCGGGGTGAAAACTGTAAATGGAAGTAGCTTCCATGCCAATCACAACTTGGTCGAGATGATTTGAATTCGCCGTGTTAATAATAATGGTTTTTAATTCGGTTGCGCCTTTCAAATCATTAACAAAGTTACCTTGAAAAACAACATCACATGTTTCTTCAGAAATCATTGAAGTGACTAAATCTTTTGAGCTAACGTCAATACCGACAAAAAGTTTCATTGGAATGGCCTCCTTTCATTAAAATTTACTGGTCTTAATCTGATCACTGCATGATAGCCCCTAATTACAATCACTAAAAACATCCTCGCAAGTATCAGTATTCATTGGTTAGAGAGTCAAAGCTGCACCTAATCCTACTCTGAATTAGCAAACTTTCTAATCGATACAGCATGTGAGTTCGAAAATCAGTTGATTGTCTGGGCGGCAGACTTTTTAAGTAGTTAAAACTACAGGAGAAAATAACCTATACCAGCTGACCAAAGCCAATGATAATTAGAGGTTATCATGCGGTGACCAGAAAACAAGTTGTAATGTAACAAAATCCGTAAGGATATATTTATAGAATACGAGGAGAAAAGTCAATGTCAAAAACAATTGCAGTTAACGCTGGTAGTTCAACACTTAAATTTAAATTATTTGATATGCCGAGTGAAGATGTAGTAGCTGAAGGTACGATTGAACGTATTGGTGAAAAGATGGGTCATGCTAAGATTAAGTATGGTAATGGTCAAAAGCATGAAGAAGATAAGCCATTTGCTGATCATGCTGCCGCAGTTAACTACTTGTTAGATAAGTTAATTGAATTAAAGATTGTGGCAAGCTATGATGAAATCACAGCAGTAGGTCACCGAATCGTTGCCGGTGGGGAATTCTTTAAGGATTCAACAATTATTGATGATGATGTTATTAGCAAGATTGATGAATTGTCAGAATATGCTCCACTCCATGAGCCTGCAGAATTAGTTGGTATTAAAGCTTTCCGTAAGGTATTACCTAATGCATTTGCGGTTGCTGTTTTTGATACATCATTCCATGTTGATATGCCAGAAATGAATGCATTGTACAGTGTGCCTTATGATTGGTATGAGAAGTATGGTGCTCGTAAGTATGGTGCTCACGGTACCAGTCACCGTTACGTATCTGCACGTGCTGCGGAAATGTTAGGAAAACCAATTGAAGAGCTTAAATTAATCACTATGCATATTGGAGCAGGTGCGTCAATCACTGCCGTAAAGAATGGTAAGTCATTCGATACATCAATGGGCTTCACGCCTGTTGCAGGAATAACAATGGCAACTCGTTCAGGGGATGTTGATCCATCCTTAATTGCTTTTATGCAGGGTAAACTAAACTTATCCTCAGATGAGATGATTGATATTTTGAACCATAAGTCTGGTTTACTTGGTATTTCTGGTATCTCACCAGATATGCGTGATATTCTTGCAGCTGCTGAAAAGGGTGACGACCGGGCACAACTTGCATTAGATATTTATGTTAACCGCATTGTCCGTTACATTGGCGCATATATTGCTGAAATGGGTGGCGCAGATGCCATTGTCTTCACTGCCGGTGTTGGTGAAAACAGCATTCCAGTACGAAAGATGATCACAGATAAGCTTGACTACTTTGGCATTAAGATTGATCAAGAAAAGAACGACTGCCATGGTGTTGAACGTGATCTTTCCGCTGATGATGCAAAAATTAAGACATTGTTAATTCCAACTAACGAAGAATTAATGATTGTTCGTGACATTGAACGTTTAAAGAAAAATAACTAAGTACTAAATAATTTGCTAAAAGATGACTAGTTGACAAGAAATGTTTGTCTCTAGTCTCTTTTTATTTTAGAATTTAAGATAACTATATTGCCTTTTCAAGAAAGAAGATTCTTTATGAAGTTTTGTACGTCAGATACTCATTTTTTTCATGACAGTCTCCTTGGTACGAATAAATTTGCACCAAGACCATTCAATAATGTCGATGAGATGAACCAAACGATTATTGATAATTGGAATGATAAAGTTGGTAAAAATGATATTGTCTATCATTTAGGAGATATTGCTCTGTACTTTACTAAACCTCAACGAGATGCCTATCAAGCAATTCTTGAGGTATTATTACAGTTACATGGGCACTTAATATTGGTAAAGGGGAATCACGATAATCGCGCCCTTTTTAAGTATCTAGAAAATAATAATTATGAGTTTAATGGACTTCCTAAATTTCAGTTTCATGACGTGGGGGTACTGTTAAAATATAATCACCGTCAATATTACTTAACTCATTACCCGCTTATGTTAGGAATAGCGCCGCAAATTATTAACCTTCATGGCCATATTCACCATTATTCTGTTCCCATTAAAGAAAATATAAATGTAGGTGTGGACGCTCCTGAATTAGACTATCTCGAAAATAAGCCTAAGTTTGGAGCACCGCTGAATTTTCATGAAATAGAAGAAATCGTGGCTAAGAAAACTATAAAGTATCCGGGACAAAAATAATCAAAAGAAGGTGGAAAAAGATGAATAGAG is part of the Limosilactobacillus reuteri genome and encodes:
- a CDS encoding IS110 family transposase; amino-acid sequence: MKLFVGIDVSSKDLVTSMISEETCDVVFQGNFVNDLKGATELKTIIINTANSNHLDQVVIGMEATSIYSFHPAMFFQEDADLKKLNTQSVVIDPKKTKRYHDVFAEDKNDQIDAFYIADFLRVGRYSTGIVRQENYIALQRLTRSRYELVQSLVRAKQHFIENLYYKLNKLVISDELNTSVFGSTMMSLLTEDMTTDDLLNISINDLADYLNEHGRGRFANPEALAKTIQKAVRASYRLDKVIANSVDTVLSVYAEEIKAFQKMIKDLDKAIEEVTKVIGKEEEVLRSIPGIGPVYAAGILAEIGQINRFDNEAKLAKYAGLSWREKQSGGYASDNTPLKRTGNAYLRYYLVEAANRVRIQDPVFGEYYQRKYKEVKHTPSKRALVLTARKLIRVIFFLLKNHQIYQEKR
- a CDS encoding acetate/propionate family kinase, with the translated sequence MSKTIAVNAGSSTLKFKLFDMPSEDVVAEGTIERIGEKMGHAKIKYGNGQKHEEDKPFADHAAAVNYLLDKLIELKIVASYDEITAVGHRIVAGGEFFKDSTIIDDDVISKIDELSEYAPLHEPAELVGIKAFRKVLPNAFAVAVFDTSFHVDMPEMNALYSVPYDWYEKYGARKYGAHGTSHRYVSARAAEMLGKPIEELKLITMHIGAGASITAVKNGKSFDTSMGFTPVAGITMATRSGDVDPSLIAFMQGKLNLSSDEMIDILNHKSGLLGISGISPDMRDILAAAEKGDDRAQLALDIYVNRIVRYIGAYIAEMGGADAIVFTAGVGENSIPVRKMITDKLDYFGIKIDQEKNDCHGVERDLSADDAKIKTLLIPTNEELMIVRDIERLKKNN
- a CDS encoding metallophosphoesterase, whose amino-acid sequence is MKFCTSDTHFFHDSLLGTNKFAPRPFNNVDEMNQTIIDNWNDKVGKNDIVYHLGDIALYFTKPQRDAYQAILEVLLQLHGHLILVKGNHDNRALFKYLENNNYEFNGLPKFQFHDVGVLLKYNHRQYYLTHYPLMLGIAPQIINLHGHIHHYSVPIKENINVGVDAPELDYLENKPKFGAPLNFHEIEEIVAKKTIKYPGQK